One genomic window of bacterium includes the following:
- a CDS encoding ABC transporter permease subunit, with translation FAEAAKSAGASQARIAFLHIVPNTLSAVLVQSTATFADAVLAEAALSYLGVGEPPGVASWGNILSSGRDYMLQAPWLTMFPGLAIVICVLGLNLLGDGLRDVLDPRVRGR, from the coding sequence TTTGCCGAGGCCGCGAAGTCGGCCGGCGCGTCCCAGGCGCGGATCGCATTCCTGCACATCGTGCCGAACACGCTGTCCGCGGTGCTGGTCCAAAGCACGGCAACATTTGCCGACGCGGTGCTGGCCGAGGCCGCCCTGAGCTATCTCGGGGTGGGAGAGCCGCCGGGGGTGGCATCGTGGGGCAATATCCTAAGCAGCGGACGGGACTACATGCTGCAGGCGCCGTGGTTGACGATGTTCCCCGGACTCGCGATCGTGATCTGCGTGCTGGGGCTCAATCTCCTGGGCGACGGACTGCGGGACGTCCTGGATCCGCGGGTTCGCGGGCGCTAG
- a CDS encoding membrane dipeptidase — MLIADGHLDISMNALQWNRDLLTSVYTIRAQEAFTPGKGRGQGTVAFPEMRRGRLALSFATLIARSTGQTKPHIDFPTSVQAYATAKGQLAYYRALERQGHVRIVQTIEQLTPHMEEWTSWDADTSSDQTRPTPPLGFVLSMEGADPILEPAQLSEWWEDGLRLLGLTHYGPGRYAGGTGTEIGLTDLGVALLPEMGRLGMILDLTHCSDEAFWQALSRYGGPVIASHNNCRSLAPHQRQFSDDQIRAIVKRNGVIGVALDCWMIKAGWRHGDDNTGIGLADVVAHIDHICQIAGSVRHVAIGTDLDGGFGREGSPADLDTIADLQKIPDLLRGKGYSTDNVAAVMHGNWMRLLSGAWHESATGR; from the coding sequence ATGCTGATCGCAGACGGCCACCTCGATATCTCGATGAATGCGCTGCAGTGGAATCGCGATCTCCTCACGTCTGTGTACACCATCCGGGCGCAGGAAGCTTTTACACCGGGAAAGGGACGCGGGCAAGGGACCGTCGCTTTTCCGGAAATGCGTCGAGGGCGGCTCGCGCTGAGCTTTGCGACCCTCATCGCGCGGTCAACGGGGCAGACGAAGCCTCACATCGACTTCCCCACATCGGTTCAAGCATATGCGACAGCGAAAGGGCAGTTGGCCTATTACCGAGCGCTGGAGCGCCAGGGGCACGTTCGCATCGTCCAAACGATTGAGCAACTCACGCCACACATGGAAGAATGGACCTCCTGGGATGCGGACACGTCTTCCGATCAAACGCGACCCACGCCGCCGCTGGGCTTTGTCCTCAGCATGGAAGGCGCGGATCCGATCCTGGAACCGGCGCAGCTCTCGGAATGGTGGGAAGACGGCCTTCGACTTCTCGGGCTCACCCACTATGGCCCGGGGCGGTACGCGGGAGGAACCGGCACCGAAATTGGATTGACGGACTTGGGCGTTGCACTCTTGCCGGAGATGGGGCGCCTCGGTATGATTCTGGACCTGACGCATTGTTCGGATGAAGCCTTCTGGCAGGCGCTGTCACGTTACGGCGGCCCGGTCATCGCGAGCCACAACAATTGCAGGTCACTCGCCCCGCACCAGCGGCAGTTCTCAGACGACCAGATCCGGGCCATCGTCAAGCGAAACGGCGTAATCGGCGTCGCGCTCGATTGCTGGATGATCAAGGCGGGATGGCGGCACGGCGACGATAACACGGGCATCGGCCTAGCGGACGTCGTCGCCCACATCGACCACATCTGCCAGATTGCCGGATCGGTCCGCCACGTCGCCATTGGCACCGACCTGGACGGCGGGTTCGGACGGGAGGGATCTCCCGCCGACCTCGACACCATCGCCGATCTTCAAAAAATCCCCGACCTGCTCAGGGGAAAAGGGTATAGCACCGATAACGTCGCGGCCGTGATGCACGGCAATTGGATGCGACTCCTCTCGGGAGCGTGGCACGAGTCGGCGACGGGGCGCTAG